The DNA sequence TTATATATTATGCTTTGTATTTTGTCTATAGTTTAATCTACTATACTCATATATCTGTTACCTATTTCTTCTAGTTCGGAGTGTTCAAAGTCCTCTATACCATCAAGAAATCCATCAAGTCCTAGTAGCTTAAGTGCTTTCTTAGCGTTTACTTCTTGTATCTTATACCACTTACTATTTTTCCAAGCATTTATTATCTCATCAGTTCTACCATAAGCCTCTTTTTCCCAAGGACTATTTCTATAAGCTTCTGAGTCTAGTCCATCTGTAGTATTTTCTGAGTAATTTATTCCCTCCCAAGAAACGGTATTACTATCAGAAATAATCATTTGATCTTCTAATATTTGCTTAACATGAGTTAGAGCATTATCTATGTTAAACTTAGGATTCTTACCTAGATTCATTGTAAAGTTTAGTGTATCAACAGTTTTTTGATCTAATGATACATAACCAAGCATTTTCTTAGAAGGTGTTCTCTTTACTTTCATGCTAGTGACTTGTTTATTAGTTAAGTAACCTAACATAAAATCTATAGCTTCACTTATATATTCTTTGGAGTAATCAGTAAAAGTTTTACCAACAAACTTTATATCTTTGTTAGGCTCTCTAATTCTAATATTAGTACCAGCTTTTATTATTTGACCTTTTATAAGGTGGTCTTTTGTTAGCTCCATACTATAATAGTACTTTTATTATTGTGTGTTATACTATACATTTTAGTCTATTTTACCATTTTTGTATAGTATAGCATACATTTATCTTAATTTATGTATAACTTGATTGTTACTAGCTAAAAATACACCATATTGCTCTTCAGCTTCTGGTAGGTCTTTTTCATACTTACCTGTTTTTATAAAGTCTACATATCCACATTCTAGTAGATTTTCTGATATTTCATCTAACTCAAAATGTGTATACAACCATAAGGGTTTACTCTCAAAGGTTTCTTTTAGTGCTTTACATAAATTTATTAAATCAAAAACAGGTTGGTCTAAAGGCTC is a window from the Candidatus Woesearchaeota archaeon genome containing:
- a CDS encoding 4Fe-4S cluster-binding domain-containing protein; this encodes MNIYNIKESSLNETSGISLNIYLSGCKGYCEGCHSDHTWDFNSGSELILCDLIDHLYTVKDFTFDHICILGGEPLDQPVFDLINLCKALKETFESKPLWLYTHFELDEISENLLECGYVDFIKTGKYEKDLPEAEEQYGVFLASNNQVIHKLR